Genomic window (Pirellulales bacterium):
GGGCGGGGAGTACCTGTTTCTCTCGCGGGCTGCTCACCCCGTGTTCGGCTTTATCGCCGGATGGGTGTCGCTGATCGCCGGGTTCTCCGGGGCCATTGCTTTCGCGGCCACGGCGTTCGAAGGCTATGCGTTGCCAAAAGAGTTTCGTCCCGCGTGGCTTCCCGAGCGATCGGTCGCCGTTGCGATCATTGTGCTGGCGGGTTTGTTCCACGGGGTGCAAGTGCGAGTCGGGGCGCTCGTCCAGAACGTGCTGGTGGCGCTCAAGCTCGTGCTGCTGGCGGCGATTCTGACGTTTGCCGCATCGCACTTGCCCGGCGGGGAGCCGGCGCGCGGAAAGCCGGTCGACTCCGGACTGTCGGGCTGGGGGCTCGCCTCCGCGCTGGCTACGAGTCTCGTCTGGATTTCGTTGAGCTACTCGGGGTTCAACGCCGCGGTCTACGTGGCCGACGAGGTGCGCGACGCCCGCCGCGTCGTGCCGCGGGCCCTGCTCGCCGGAACCTTGGCCGTGACCGTGCTGTACGTCCTGCTCAATGCGGCGTTCGTTTTCTCGGCCCCGCCAGAGCAGCTCGCCGGCATGGCCGACGTGGCGGCGATTGCGGCCCGGGCGGTGGGGGGCCCCTCGTTCGAGGCGTTCGTGCGCGGGACGATCGCCTTGTGCCTGCTGACGTCGGTGTTCAGCATGCTGATGGCCGCGCCCCGCGTGTACGCGAAGATGGCCGGCGACGGCTTGCTGCCGGCCTGTCTGCGGTTCGACGGAGCCGCTCCCCGTGCGGCGACGCTGGTGCAGGCGGCGCTGGCGATGGGATTGGTTTGGGCGTCGACGCTGCAGGGGCTGTTGTCGTACCTGGGGCTGACGTTGTCGTTGTCCGCGGCGGGGTCGGCCTGTTGCCTGTTTCTGCCGAGCGTGCGCACCAAACCGTTGTGCCATCCCGTACATCTGGCGCCGGCGTTCTACGTGACGGCGACGCTCGCGGCTGCGGCGATCATGACCTGCTTCGATCCGCGGCAACTTGTGGGCACGGGGCTGACGTTCGCCGCGGGGGCGGCCGCCTACGCGGCAAGGCGACGAGTCGTCCCACGCGACCAGCGGCTGCGATCGTTGCTCAGCCCGGGCGCTGTCGCTGGCCCCGGCACTTCGGCATCGGATGCCGCGAAGTCGGAGTGACCTTCCTCGCGACCATGCGGAGCGGCACGTTCCGGCGGTCGTCTGCGATCAGTTCCTGTGCGGGGCGTTCGGCATTACGTCGGCCATCCAGGAGCGGTCGCGCCCGTTCCTGGCCTGCGGGCTGCTGGCGACCCTCTGCCCATTGGTGGCGCTTATGCTGCGGCCCCCTCGGCTGCGGCAGATCCGCCTGAGCGAGACCTCGCCGGTGCGCCGGCGGCTCGTCGCAGTGCGTTTTTGAGCGATTTGCATTGCAAAATCTGTTCGTTGTGAAAGCTGCAATCCCAGTCGATAATTGAAGAGTGCAAGCCTGCTGCGGAAAATCGGGCCGTTCCTCAGGCGGGGCCGCCTTTGATCGCAACGGCTCGCTTGTTCCTTGACGCCTCGTGCATTCGCACCGAGGCGAGGTTCCCGCCACGGCGGCGATCGCCCCGGGCGACGTCCCTCGTCCTGCGTGACTCCTATTTCTAATTCTTGATTAGCAGGACTGCGGGGCGGCCCCATTCGGCGTCGCGACGGTCGCTCAACTTTCAGAGACGTTTCATGCCCCAGCACCATGTTTGCCGACTCCTCGGGGCGTTCGCGACGTTCGTCGTCGCGAATTTGATCTTTGCCGTCCCGGGCTTGGCCCAGATCAAGGCCTTTCCGCAGGCCGAGGGCTTCGGCGCCGCCGCCTTGGGGGGCCGCGGGGGCGACGTCTACCGCG
Coding sequences:
- a CDS encoding APC family permease, giving the protein MPKSFGFWTLSFLVVANMIGAGVFTTSGFSLRDLGTPQAVVWAWAIGGSVALAGATSYGLLVRAMPESGGEYLFLSRAAHPVFGFIAGWVSLIAGFSGAIAFAATAFEGYALPKEFRPAWLPERSVAVAIIVLAGLFHGVQVRVGALVQNVLVALKLVLLAAILTFAASHLPGGEPARGKPVDSGLSGWGLASALATSLVWISLSYSGFNAAVYVADEVRDARRVVPRALLAGTLAVTVLYVLLNAAFVFSAPPEQLAGMADVAAIAARAVGGPSFEAFVRGTIALCLLTSVFSMLMAAPRVYAKMAGDGLLPACLRFDGAAPRAATLVQAALAMGLVWASTLQGLLSYLGLTLSLSAAGSACCLFLPSVRTKPLCHPVHLAPAFYVTATLAAAAIMTCFDPRQLVGTGLTFAAGAAAYAARRRVVPRDQRLRSLLSPGAVAGPGTSASDAAKSE